The proteins below are encoded in one region of Rana temporaria chromosome 2, aRanTem1.1, whole genome shotgun sequence:
- the LOC120926874 gene encoding uncharacterized protein LOC120926874: protein MRPSLRSLFEQIVNSPIEQSEEHSSSNEENDNNGSVKSVGHVPGNLAAMVRTQKKNMTVDTKDKSQTSSKPKKPDSKAQTTPPGNINSLKKRNKRKNSEKERKKETPSPKDVGPSKFTETFGECIKIKTAYDTAQKSTSESQQRHKSTKSTQEDYKQSKTYPKAKHQKQQPEFGKSNFHHQDKSECRVSKASKSHPEPRPPMESSQQSLFSTEVPKKISKPARSDVIMSSNPASPVLIDGDEFSTESESENPAVRPGKKILKEKKRIRNRKFTFHENLVLIENLVPHFHKLLGNRAAATESAWKNTIWKQIADAVTSVGVSPRSADNVRKRYQDIRLLLRRKISDENKSRKATGGGPEKKIVYHQYEELLRPYIDLDSIVGIKAGFDTSRHHENEQHNAAQHTYRQQKLSFMAKLTELLEAHLPSPGEQSHNARNLTSSNHSSFVCESIIENDANDNFTIQDI, encoded by the exons ATGAGGCCGAGTCTAAGATCGCTGTTTGAGCAAATT GTTAATTCGCCCATCGAACAGTCAGAAGAACATTCAAGCTCCAATgag gaaaaTGACAATAATGGATCTGTCAAGTCAGTGGGTCATGTACCCGGAAATCTAGCTGCTATGGTG cgcacccaaaaaaaaaatatgacggtAGATACTAAAGATAAATCACAGACATCATCGAAGCCTAAGAAACCTGATTCCAAGGCACAGACCACTCCTCCT GGGAATATTAACTCActtaaaaaacgaaataaaagaaaaaattcagaaaagGAACGCAAAAAGGAGACACCGTCACCCAAGGATGTGGGTCCATCCAAATTTACGGAAACATTTGGGGAATGTATTAAG ATCAAAACTGCGTATGATACCGCACAAAAATCAACATCAGAATCACAACAAAGACACAAATCAACAAAATCGACGCAAGAAGATTACAAGCAATCCAAAACATACCCAAAAGCTAAGCACCAAAAGCAGCAGCCTGAGTTTGGTAAGAGCAATTTCCACCATCAAGACAAATCTGAATGTAGAGTTAGTAAAGCAAGCAAGTCCCATCCAGAACCTAGACCACCCATGGAATCATCTCAGCAATCACTATTCTCTACTGAAGTGCCAAAAAAGATCTCCAAGCCAGCAAGGTCAGATGTCATCATGTCATCTAATCCTGCCTCGCCAGTGTTAATAGACGGAGATGAATTTTCGACAGAGAGTGAATCTGAGAATCCAGCAGTTCGTCCAGGCAAAAAAATCCTTAAGGAAAAAAAGCGAATCCGAAATCGAAAATTCACATTCCATGAAAACCTAGTCTTAATTGAGAAccttgttccacattttcacaagcTCCTTGGAAACAGAGCAGCTGCTACGGAGTCAGCATGGAAAAACACAATCTGGAAGCAAATTGCAGATGCAGTTACGAGTGTGGGTGTCTCTCCACGATCAGCAGATAACGTACGTAAGCGGTACCAGGACATTCGGCTTCTACTAAGGCGCAAGATTTCGGATGAAAACAAGAGCAG AAAAGCAACAGGGGGTGGCCCtgagaagaaaatagtttaccacCAGTATGAAGAGTTACTGCGTCCATACATAGATCTAGATTCCATTGTTGGCATCAAGGCTGGTTTTGATACCTCGAGGCACCATGAAAACG AGCAACATAATGCAGCTCAACACACCTATCGCCAGCAGAAGCTCTCCTTTATGGCCAAACTAACTGAACTCTTAGAAGCACATCTGCCATCTCCTGGTGAGCAATCTCATAATGCTCGGAATCTaaccagcagcaaccacagcagtTTTGTTTGTGAAAGTATTATCGAAAATGATGCTAATGATAATTTTACTATTCAGGATATTTAA